The sequence CTCACACCGGCCTTAGCGCCCGGCGCGGGGAGCATGGCTTCTTGTTCTTCCACGGCAAGCAACGCCCCATGCCGGGTCTCTGCACCATCACCCACGCCGGGTATCGGTGCGGAGCCCACACAGATCAGGCTCGGCATCCGCCGCGCCGTCATTGACAGGAGAGGCACATGACAACAGCGCTCGACCACGAAGCGTTTCCGCTCACCCCGCTTGGGAGCACGACCCCCTACAGCAAGGAGATGCCGTCCGGCCCGGATACCCGGCCGTGGGTGCTGCGGGGTGCCCGCATCCCCGACTCCACTGCGGCCATCCCCCTCCCGGCTCACGAGTACGACCGGGGACGGCAGGTCAGCATCTCCTACGACGGTGGCCTGCTGACCTGTATGGCCAACACGCACTCGCCGACGGTGCCGGACGGCTCGGTCTCGAACCCGCCTCCGCTGGACGAGGGGCCGAAGGACTGATGTCCGCGCCCGTTCTGATCGTCGCAGCTCGCGATGACTGGCCTACGGACCGGATCGTGGTCGAGCTGGAGAGTCGCAGCGTAGACGTGTTCCGCATGGATACCGCGGACTTCCCGCAGCAACTCGGCCTGGCCGGCCGGATCGACCAGGAGCAGGCGTGGACGGGCGAACTCGCCACCGAGTACCGGACGGTGGAGCTGTCCCGGGTCGGCGCGGTGTACTACCGCGCCCCCGGGGCGTTCCGGTTCCCCACGGGGATGTCCGGCCCGGAGGCGCGGTTCGCCGCCGCCCAGGCCCGCGCCGGCCTCGGCGGTGTCCTGTCCGCACTGGACTGTCGATGGGTGAACCATCCCACGGCGATGGCGCGCGCCGAGTACAAGCCCGTGCAGCTTGCCGCCGCTCGCGCGTGTGGGCTTCGGATTCCAGCCACGCTGATCACCAACCGGCCAGGCGATGTGCAGAAGTTCGCCATCGAGGCTGGCGGACCAGTGGTGTGCAAACCGGTGTCCTCGCCCGTACTCATCGAGGACGGTCGCCTGAAGTCCGTCTACACCAAGCGGCTGAGCCCGGACGACCTGCTCGACCTGCGCGGGGTCAGCACAACCGCGCACCTGTTCCAGGCGTGGGTGGACAAGGCGTATGAGGTGCGCCTGACCGTCGTCGGCAGGCAGATGTTCGCCGCGGCCATCCACGCCGACAGCGACGCCGGGCACGAGGACTGGCGCAGCGACTACGGATCTCTCACCTACACGACCAGCGCAGTGCCAGGGGTGGTGGCGACTGGGATGCTTACCCTGATGGACCGGCTACAACTGCGTTACGGTGCAGCTGACTTCATCGTGGGACCCGATGGGCAGTGGACGTTCCTGGAGGTCAACCCGTGCGGGCAGTGGGACTGGATCGCCTCGGCGA is a genomic window of Streptomyces sp. WP-1 containing:
- the tgmA gene encoding putative ATP-grasp-modified RiPP; this translates as MTTALDHEAFPLTPLGSTTPYSKEMPSGPDTRPWVLRGARIPDSTAAIPLPAHEYDRGRQVSISYDGGLLTCMANTHSPTVPDGSVSNPPPLDEGPKD
- the tgmB gene encoding ATP-grasp ribosomal peptide maturase; this encodes MSAPVLIVAARDDWPTDRIVVELESRSVDVFRMDTADFPQQLGLAGRIDQEQAWTGELATEYRTVELSRVGAVYYRAPGAFRFPTGMSGPEARFAAAQARAGLGGVLSALDCRWVNHPTAMARAEYKPVQLAAARACGLRIPATLITNRPGDVQKFAIEAGGPVVCKPVSSPVLIEDGRLKSVYTKRLSPDDLLDLRGVSTTAHLFQAWVDKAYEVRLTVVGRQMFAAAIHADSDAGHEDWRSDYGSLTYTTSAVPGVVATGMLTLMDRLQLRYGAADFIVGPDGQWTFLEVNPCGQWDWIASATGLPIAEAIADELQGVS